The Desulfovermiculus halophilus DSM 18834 genome has a window encoding:
- a CDS encoding IS701 family transposase, whose product MHTITTASSLNKGHSLDLQLVTGSEWEPLWDQLVHAHHYLGCRKLLGRRLKYMAFVQEEPVAALSWSAPARQLGVRDQFIGWDPQQRKRFLGRLAANSRFVIFPWVQVKNLASCVLARNLRRLRHDWKQRFQEDLWLVETFVDPRYFRGTVYKAANWRFLGSTQGYTKRGKGYLYHGRTKDVYVYVLESGLWDILGCSSTLHVTSLPKKVEELSMALQSGNWNPSLDFAELDLEQEDIQTIADELVSFHQEFRHCFGRSEQERLGLGYIFGLLGDTKAKSAEPIALEYIEKPAVRSLQRFMKVAPWDHEAMLRTHQENMAKYLSSPGAMITVDASEFQKKGTHSVGVARQYCGRLGKTENCQSGVFAGYTSEHGHCLIDCQLYMPRQWFNEEYKELRAKNLVPEDVEFQTKPEIALQLIHRVKDIFPASWIGCDSAFGSDDNFLSSLPEGLWYFADVKGSERVFLDKPEVGVPAYQGKGKPPTKQRVLSGDLRRVCDIAKSEDISWQTVNLGEGTKGPLLAHVACMRVYSSRNGFPKNEPVWLFIRKHFDGQIRYAISNAPADTPFEKLCKASAMRWPIEQCFEEGKSHLGMDAYEHRSWPAWHRHMIYVMLAQQFLFRLRQRFKKNSRLESR is encoded by the coding sequence ATGCACACCATAACCACAGCCAGCTCTTTGAACAAGGGGCATTCCTTGGACCTCCAGCTTGTTACCGGCTCCGAGTGGGAGCCTTTGTGGGATCAGCTGGTCCATGCCCATCACTACCTGGGATGCAGGAAGCTCCTGGGCCGGCGCCTTAAATACATGGCCTTTGTCCAGGAAGAACCAGTGGCTGCCCTTTCCTGGAGCGCGCCTGCGCGTCAGCTCGGTGTGCGGGACCAGTTCATCGGCTGGGATCCTCAGCAACGCAAGCGCTTCCTGGGCCGCTTGGCCGCGAACAGCCGCTTTGTCATCTTCCCCTGGGTGCAGGTGAAGAACCTAGCCTCCTGTGTCCTGGCCAGGAACCTGCGGCGCCTCAGACACGACTGGAAGCAGCGCTTCCAGGAGGACCTGTGGCTTGTGGAGACCTTCGTGGATCCCCGCTACTTTCGAGGAACCGTATACAAGGCTGCTAACTGGCGATTTTTGGGCTCGACCCAAGGGTATACCAAACGGGGCAAAGGCTACCTCTATCACGGCCGGACCAAGGACGTGTATGTCTACGTTCTCGAATCTGGCCTGTGGGACATCCTGGGATGCTCCTCCACCTTGCATGTCACATCACTTCCCAAAAAGGTGGAGGAGCTCAGTATGGCCCTGCAGTCCGGGAATTGGAATCCCTCGCTGGACTTTGCCGAACTGGATCTTGAGCAGGAGGACATTCAGACGATCGCGGACGAACTGGTCTCCTTTCATCAAGAGTTCAGGCACTGTTTTGGTCGAAGTGAGCAGGAGCGCCTGGGGCTTGGCTATATATTTGGCCTGCTCGGCGACACGAAGGCCAAGTCCGCGGAGCCTATCGCGCTGGAATACATCGAAAAGCCCGCCGTGCGCTCCCTGCAGCGCTTCATGAAAGTTGCCCCATGGGACCACGAGGCCATGCTCAGGACCCATCAGGAAAACATGGCCAAGTATCTTTCTTCTCCCGGAGCAATGATCACAGTCGATGCTTCCGAGTTCCAAAAGAAAGGAACCCATTCCGTGGGCGTGGCCAGACAATACTGCGGCCGCCTGGGAAAGACGGAGAACTGCCAATCCGGGGTGTTCGCCGGCTATACCAGTGAACACGGACATTGCCTTATCGACTGTCAGCTTTACATGCCCAGGCAATGGTTCAACGAAGAGTACAAGGAACTGCGGGCTAAGAACCTCGTCCCCGAAGATGTGGAATTCCAGACCAAGCCAGAGATCGCCCTGCAGCTGATCCACCGGGTCAAGGACATATTCCCTGCCTCTTGGATCGGCTGTGACTCGGCTTTCGGCTCTGATGATAATTTTCTCAGCTCATTGCCTGAAGGACTCTGGTATTTCGCTGACGTTAAAGGCAGTGAAAGAGTCTTCCTGGACAAGCCCGAAGTAGGGGTTCCAGCCTACCAGGGCAAGGGTAAGCCCCCTACAAAACAGCGGGTCCTGTCCGGAGATCTTCGCAGGGTTTGCGATATCGCCAAGAGCGAGGATATCTCCTGGCAAACCGTCAATCTGGGCGAGGGAACCAAAGGCCCTCTTCTCGCCCACGTAGCCTGCATGAGGGTGTATTCCTCACGAAACGGCTTCCCTAAAAATGAGCCGGTGTGGCTCTTTATCAGGAAGCATTTCGATGGACAGATCCGGTATGCAATCTCCAACGCTCCGGCAGATACGCCGTTTGAAAAGCTCTGCAAAGCGTCCGCCATGCGCTGGCCCATCGAACAATGCTTTGAGGAAGGCAAAAGCCATCTCGGGATGGATGCCTACGAGCACCGTTCCTGGCCAGCCTGGCACAGGCATATGATCTACGTGATGCTCGCACAGCAATTCCTGTTCCGGTTGCGGCAACGCTTTAAAAAAAACTCCAGACTTGAGTCTCGCTGA